A single region of the Syntrophotaleaceae bacterium genome encodes:
- a CDS encoding flagellar assembly protein FliH, giving the protein MSKVFRINNDEALKKVRFREFGSNGELIDDGLEIVQEGFRETRPAAVAGNPPPALQENQRQPVGPPADFEKKVEAAYLQGKEAGREEAIEHFEKTLEMFAQGIEEISRLRRTLLQNSTHDMLRLVLSISRQVIHAEISINREVILTTVSKALSAAVRSDSYRIKVNPEELELVNEKKPLFMASINGLKNIIFEGDPLIERGGCLVESEFGEVDATIEGQLDEIRRTLLGVMEQ; this is encoded by the coding sequence TTGTCTAAGGTCTTCCGCATCAACAATGACGAAGCTCTGAAAAAGGTTCGCTTCCGCGAATTCGGCAGCAACGGGGAACTGATTGACGACGGGCTCGAAATCGTGCAGGAAGGGTTCCGCGAAACCCGTCCCGCCGCCGTGGCCGGGAATCCTCCCCCCGCCCTTCAGGAGAACCAACGGCAACCCGTCGGGCCGCCTGCGGACTTCGAAAAAAAGGTGGAAGCCGCCTACCTGCAGGGGAAGGAGGCGGGTCGCGAGGAAGCCATTGAACATTTCGAGAAAACACTGGAGATGTTCGCCCAGGGCATCGAAGAGATCAGCCGTCTGCGCAGAACCCTCCTGCAGAACAGTACCCATGACATGCTTCGCCTGGTCCTGTCCATTTCCCGCCAGGTCATCCATGCCGAAATCTCGATCAATCGGGAGGTGATTCTGACCACGGTCAGCAAGGCTTTGAGTGCTGCCGTGCGCTCCGACAGCTATCGGATCAAGGTCAATCCCGAGGAGCTGGAACTGGTCAACGAAAAAAAACCTCTCTTTATGGCAAGCATCAACGGACTGAAAAACATCATCTTCGAGGGCGATCCTCTTATCGAGCGGGGAGGCTGTCTGGTGGAATCCGAGTTCGGCGAGGTCGATGCAACCATTGAAGGGCAGCTGGACGAAATCCGCCGCACCCTGCTCGGCGTCATGGAGCAGTAA
- the fliG gene encoding flagellar motor switch protein FliG: MDISKLSGAEKAAMLLICLGEEATARVFSMLSDDEVRTISRCMVNIDHIPAQVGREILAEYQRTQKSRAGIFVQGNEFVKKAIASSVDKERAEKLIEEVGGEKETRPLETIALMQPHMVASLLEEEHPQTVALVLSTQKVDHAAKILNHLPEERRSDIMYRIARIDRVSPEIVNRIEEALLKEIGVVTRRDQQKQIGGIPKVVDIINHMGQGADRKILSAIEEADAEMAEEIRKNMFTFEDLALLDGRTLQSILREVNNDQLTLALKSASDNLKEVIFQNISSRAAEMIQDDLEAMGPVKLSEVETMQQTIVKIALKLEEEEKIFIPGRGGNDALV; the protein is encoded by the coding sequence ATGGATATCAGTAAACTTTCCGGTGCGGAAAAGGCCGCAATGCTGTTGATCTGCCTCGGTGAAGAGGCGACCGCCCGCGTCTTCAGCATGCTCAGTGACGACGAGGTTCGTACCATCAGCCGCTGCATGGTCAATATTGATCACATCCCCGCCCAGGTCGGGCGGGAAATCCTGGCCGAATACCAGCGCACCCAGAAAAGCCGGGCCGGTATCTTTGTCCAGGGCAATGAATTCGTCAAAAAAGCCATTGCCAGCAGCGTCGACAAGGAACGGGCGGAAAAACTCATTGAAGAGGTCGGCGGCGAAAAGGAGACCCGGCCCCTCGAAACCATCGCCCTGATGCAGCCGCACATGGTGGCCAGCCTTCTCGAGGAGGAACACCCCCAGACCGTGGCCCTGGTGCTTTCCACCCAGAAAGTGGACCATGCGGCCAAAATTCTCAACCATCTTCCCGAAGAGCGCCGATCCGACATCATGTACCGGATCGCCCGCATCGACCGTGTTTCCCCGGAGATCGTCAACCGCATCGAAGAAGCCCTGCTCAAGGAGATCGGGGTGGTGACACGGCGGGATCAGCAGAAACAGATCGGCGGAATCCCCAAGGTTGTCGACATTATCAATCACATGGGACAGGGCGCCGACCGCAAGATTCTATCGGCTATCGAGGAGGCCGATGCGGAGATGGCCGAAGAGATTCGCAAGAACATGTTCACCTTCGAGGATCTGGCCCTGCTGGACGGCCGTACCCTGCAGAGCATCCTGCGGGAGGTCAACAACGATCAATTGACCCTGGCTCTCAAATCGGCCTCCGACAACCTGAAGGAAGTCATATTCCAGAATATTTCCAGCCGCGCGGCGGAAATGATTCAGGACGACCTTGAAGCCATGGGTCCCGTCAAACTGTCCGAAGTCGAGACGATGCAGCAGACGATTGTCAAAATCGCCCTGAAGCTGGAAGAGGAGGAAAAGATCTTCATCCCGGGTCGCGGAGGTAATGATGCACTTGTCTAA
- the fliF gene encoding flagellar basal-body MS-ring/collar protein FliF yields the protein MAKEARGNIIQTIKQWPRSRQISLAVVSLLSLAFFTLIVFQARHADYQLLFGNMEPEDASTVVNRLKDQKIPYRLEDAGRAIYIPADRVYEIRLELAGSGLPQGGGVGFEIFDKQSFGMTDFAQKINYQRALQGELARTITSLAPVEAARVHLAMAEKRLFREQQEKTTASVIVKLIPGSNLTESQIQGIVNLVSGSVEGLDSEQVSVIDSNGRVLSRAPQSDLNSPLTPGLLTYQQTFEKRLEHRAQSLLDRAVGTGNSLVQVTAALDFSQREVMEETYDPNATAIRSEQISNEKSGNSIAGGIPGVQSNLKGAEGSAGATSSNRTEETTNYEVSKVISKLVEPVGAVKTLSVAVLVADKLIPAEGDGQPTYEPRTEKELAAIEKMVRSALGLQDERGDQIVVISRPFEKDFYGISDPEASPANRFYPYMPLVKYGLLCAAALMLYFLFIRPLLQTLKGQGKMVEHYKTVEQLESELSGQPLQLESPDAETMKLREEIFRTEDAPARIIKSWLKDS from the coding sequence ATGGCCAAAGAAGCCAGAGGAAACATCATTCAGACCATCAAGCAGTGGCCACGTTCCCGGCAGATCAGCCTGGCGGTGGTGTCTCTGCTTTCCCTGGCGTTTTTTACCTTGATCGTGTTTCAGGCCAGGCATGCCGATTATCAGCTGCTGTTCGGCAACATGGAGCCGGAGGATGCTTCAACGGTGGTCAACCGGCTCAAGGACCAGAAGATCCCCTATCGTCTGGAAGATGCCGGCAGGGCGATCTACATTCCGGCGGACCGGGTTTATGAGATCCGCCTCGAACTTGCCGGCTCGGGTCTGCCCCAGGGCGGCGGGGTCGGCTTCGAAATCTTCGACAAGCAAAGCTTCGGCATGACCGACTTTGCCCAGAAGATCAATTACCAGCGAGCCCTGCAGGGGGAGCTGGCACGCACCATCACCTCCCTGGCTCCGGTGGAAGCCGCCCGGGTTCATCTCGCCATGGCCGAGAAACGGCTATTCCGTGAACAGCAGGAAAAAACCACTGCCTCGGTCATCGTCAAGCTGATTCCGGGAAGCAACCTGACTGAAAGCCAGATTCAGGGGATCGTCAATTTGGTGTCGGGCAGCGTGGAAGGCCTCGACAGTGAGCAGGTCTCGGTCATCGACTCCAACGGGCGCGTTCTGTCAAGGGCTCCGCAATCGGACCTCAACAGTCCCCTGACCCCGGGTTTGCTGACCTATCAGCAGACTTTCGAAAAACGCCTCGAGCACAGGGCCCAATCACTGCTGGACCGGGCTGTCGGCACCGGCAATTCACTGGTCCAGGTCACCGCTGCCCTCGACTTCTCCCAGCGGGAGGTCATGGAGGAAACCTACGATCCCAACGCCACCGCCATACGCAGCGAACAGATCTCCAACGAAAAGAGCGGCAACAGCATCGCAGGAGGCATCCCGGGGGTGCAATCCAACCTGAAAGGAGCCGAAGGCAGCGCCGGAGCTACCTCCTCCAATCGCACCGAGGAGACCACCAACTACGAAGTCAGCAAGGTGATCAGCAAGCTGGTGGAACCGGTGGGGGCCGTCAAGACCCTGTCCGTGGCTGTACTGGTCGCTGACAAGCTGATTCCGGCGGAGGGCGACGGACAGCCGACCTACGAACCGCGCACCGAAAAGGAACTGGCGGCCATCGAAAAAATGGTGCGCAGCGCACTCGGCCTGCAGGATGAGCGGGGGGACCAGATCGTTGTCATTTCCCGGCCTTTCGAAAAGGATTTCTACGGCATTTCCGACCCGGAAGCCTCTCCCGCAAACAGATTCTATCCCTACATGCCCCTGGTGAAATACGGCCTGCTGTGTGCCGCCGCCCTGATGCTCTATTTCCTCTTTATCCGGCCCCTGCTGCAGACCCTTAAAGGCCAGGGCAAGATGGTGGAGCATTATAAAACTGTCGAGCAGCTCGAATCGGAGCTTTCCGGTCAACCCCTGCAGCTGGAAAGCCCTGATGCCGAAACGATGAAACTGCGCGAGGAGATTTTCAGGACGGAGGACGCACCCGCCCGGATCATCAAGAGTTGGCTCAAGGACAGTTGA
- the fliE gene encoding flagellar hook-basal body complex protein FliE: MSFDVKGLIPLGQIPAAPGPRTEAKGPGGFGELLEKTINEVNQAQLESDKAVEQLHSGQAKNIHETMIALEKADISMRLVVQIRNKVVDAYQEIMRMQV, encoded by the coding sequence ATGAGTTTTGACGTCAAAGGACTGATACCCCTCGGCCAGATTCCGGCAGCACCCGGCCCCCGAACCGAAGCGAAAGGGCCCGGCGGATTCGGCGAATTGTTGGAAAAAACCATCAACGAAGTCAACCAGGCCCAGTTGGAATCGGACAAGGCCGTCGAGCAACTGCATTCCGGGCAGGCCAAGAACATTCACGAAACCATGATCGCCCTGGAAAAGGCGGACATCTCCATGCGTCTGGTGGTCCAGATCCGCAACAAGGTCGTTGACGCCTACCAGGAGATCATGCGGATGCAGGTTTGA
- the flgC gene encoding flagellar basal body rod protein FlgC → MDIFTSLQISSSALTAQRTRLNVISSNLANVGTTRTPEGGPYRKRDVVFRSLPGDFDGQLNQAMRGAISGVEVTEIRPNPAPFRTVYEPGHPDADENGMVALPNIDTMAEVVDMMSATRSYEANASAIQAAKRMALKALEIGK, encoded by the coding sequence ATGGATATCTTCACCTCCCTGCAGATCAGTTCCTCGGCACTGACCGCCCAGCGAACCCGACTCAACGTTATCAGTTCCAACCTGGCCAACGTCGGTACCACCCGGACTCCCGAAGGGGGCCCCTACCGCAAACGGGATGTGGTTTTCCGAAGCCTGCCCGGCGACTTCGATGGACAACTGAACCAGGCCATGCGAGGCGCGATCAGCGGCGTGGAAGTGACGGAAATACGTCCCAACCCCGCCCCCTTCCGGACTGTTTACGAACCCGGGCACCCCGACGCCGACGAAAATGGCATGGTGGCTCTGCCAAATATTGACACCATGGCCGAAGTCGTCGACATGATGAGCGCCACCCGCAGCTATGAGGCCAATGCCTCGGCCATTCAGGCAGCCAAGCGGATGGCCCTGAAAGCTCTGGAGATCGGCAAATGA
- the flgB gene encoding flagellar basal body rod protein FlgB, with protein sequence MALSGIFDRTIGVLQKVLDLRVRNQQIISSNLANIDTPGYSAARLTFEEDLAHALNQPVVQTGKRHPDHFAIGGQEVEQVQGQVLRVYSKTGLGDGNGVDIDQEMIAQAENQILFEAATQMLNKKLGLLKYVAQADR encoded by the coding sequence ATGGCTCTCTCAGGAATTTTCGACCGCACCATCGGGGTTCTGCAAAAAGTCCTCGATCTGCGGGTGCGCAATCAGCAGATCATCTCCTCCAACCTTGCCAATATCGATACTCCCGGATATTCCGCCGCCCGACTGACTTTTGAGGAGGACCTGGCTCATGCCCTGAATCAGCCGGTCGTCCAAACCGGCAAGAGACACCCGGACCATTTCGCCATCGGCGGGCAAGAAGTCGAACAAGTGCAGGGACAGGTGCTGCGGGTTTACAGCAAGACCGGTCTCGGGGACGGCAATGGCGTCGATATCGACCAGGAGATGATCGCCCAGGCGGAAAACCAGATCCTTTTCGAAGCGGCCACCCAGATGCTGAACAAAAAACTCGGTCTGCTGAAATACGTGGCTCAGGCCGACCGTTAA
- a CDS encoding tetratricopeptide repeat protein, translating to MNCSINHIFLTFLVLGTLLLPAQAAVSPQLFAVSKKDDLAGTQIRFEFSEVPAYRMAVSGQRVDLFFAAATAKPDLKLPREDGRLLKILVAQSRNELLISLLLRQVPARAVTLTEKVSPTVRLELFWQEGNDERPAIAFRISGLPTRQKNAPVSSPGKPSRYSGRWKEFFDSYQNPFTIDAPLIFSFPPLPALNRDLLPSDLAGLADRTAAGDWSGILDETGRVGPISSADRSTPFLLLVQAEALMKEARPKEALSILENFPPGRLPRELEERIDYLHGLALARTGQPYRALNRLKKVADSPSSGLRLHYLLLLSELALFRGDFQQALEILDSSGSQWPEPLEPLYILRSADAMAGIDQDKAREIYRELLNRKSWPKNKSYSLHRAAGIFFQSGEWELAARLYRTLLLHNLPASTLGQTQFAIALTDYRSGKVEQALKDMSKIIKDFPDTDSAQRAKMKMLDHGVLGGEEYQLLRALRDYQSIAREAGSRELREEAAFKYSLTLFLNGDRIRTIESLESFCRNFAGGSLRSEADALLADILPPLIESLVAEGKDHQAVVLVEKYRDLLLERHGQWSFLPALAEAFTRLGLFERGCRVYLYLLEKAEKRAEADRFYLPLVKLYADLEEDQEVEKYSRRYLLKFPEGKDRNAHFLFLLKSLQRLDRYKEAADMLKDRNRPTDNQIELVAERIFWHLGEYGWVINCASRLGDCGKAIPAEGLLLQAEAMRRMGRGSKALPLYQVLAADGTFRDQASFRCGEILLADGRRDEALKLWRVLAEKGKDPIWKKMAEDALEAAKF from the coding sequence ATGAACTGTTCGATCAATCACATTTTTCTGACATTTCTGGTTCTCGGCACCCTTCTGCTCCCCGCGCAGGCGGCCGTTTCTCCCCAACTTTTCGCGGTCAGCAAAAAGGATGACCTGGCCGGCACCCAGATCCGTTTCGAATTTTCGGAGGTCCCCGCCTACCGCATGGCCGTTTCAGGACAACGCGTCGACCTCTTTTTTGCCGCGGCGACCGCCAAACCCGACCTTAAACTGCCGCGGGAAGACGGACGCCTTCTGAAGATTCTGGTCGCCCAGTCACGGAATGAGCTGCTCATCTCCCTGCTGCTGCGCCAGGTTCCCGCCCGTGCCGTCACTCTTACCGAAAAAGTTTCCCCCACGGTGCGGCTTGAACTGTTCTGGCAGGAAGGCAACGATGAACGACCCGCCATCGCCTTCCGCATCAGCGGACTGCCGACACGGCAGAAGAATGCCCCCGTCAGTTCCCCGGGAAAGCCCTCCCGATACAGCGGCCGGTGGAAGGAATTTTTCGACTCCTATCAAAACCCTTTCACCATCGATGCACCTTTGATCTTCTCGTTTCCGCCTCTGCCCGCTCTGAACCGTGACCTCCTGCCTTCCGACCTGGCCGGTCTGGCTGACCGGACAGCGGCAGGCGACTGGTCGGGCATTCTGGACGAAACCGGCAGAGTCGGCCCGATCTCGTCTGCGGACCGCTCCACACCCTTTCTTCTCTTGGTCCAGGCCGAGGCACTGATGAAAGAGGCTCGACCGAAAGAAGCCCTCTCCATCCTCGAGAACTTTCCGCCCGGCAGGCTCCCCCGGGAACTCGAGGAGAGAATCGACTACCTGCATGGTCTGGCCCTGGCGAGAACCGGTCAGCCTTACCGGGCTCTGAACCGGCTGAAAAAAGTGGCCGATTCGCCGTCCTCCGGGCTCCGGCTCCATTATCTATTGCTGTTGAGCGAACTGGCTCTGTTCCGCGGCGATTTTCAGCAGGCTCTGGAAATTCTCGACTCTTCCGGGTCGCAATGGCCGGAGCCCCTGGAACCTCTCTACATTCTGCGCTCGGCCGATGCAATGGCCGGTATCGACCAGGACAAAGCGCGTGAAATCTACCGGGAACTGCTGAACAGGAAAAGCTGGCCGAAAAACAAGTCCTATTCACTCCATCGGGCCGCGGGAATTTTTTTCCAGTCAGGCGAGTGGGAACTGGCAGCAAGACTTTACCGGACTTTGCTCCTTCACAATCTTCCCGCTTCCACCCTCGGCCAGACCCAGTTCGCCATCGCTCTCACCGACTACCGTTCTGGAAAGGTGGAGCAGGCGCTGAAAGACATGTCGAAAATCATCAAGGATTTTCCTGACACCGATAGTGCACAAAGGGCCAAGATGAAAATGCTGGACCATGGTGTTCTGGGTGGAGAAGAGTACCAACTGCTGCGAGCTCTGCGAGATTACCAAAGCATAGCCCGAGAGGCAGGCAGCCGGGAACTGCGTGAAGAAGCGGCTTTCAAATACAGCCTGACCCTCTTCCTGAACGGTGACAGAATCCGAACGATTGAGAGCCTTGAGAGTTTCTGCCGCAATTTCGCCGGCGGATCCCTGCGCTCCGAAGCCGATGCATTGCTGGCTGACATCCTTCCGCCATTGATCGAAAGCCTGGTTGCCGAGGGCAAGGACCATCAGGCCGTGGTGCTTGTGGAAAAGTATCGGGACCTGCTGCTCGAGCGCCATGGCCAGTGGTCTTTTCTTCCGGCCCTGGCCGAGGCTTTTACCCGACTCGGACTGTTCGAGCGGGGATGCAGGGTTTATCTCTATCTGTTGGAAAAGGCGGAGAAACGCGCCGAAGCCGACCGCTTCTATCTCCCCCTGGTCAAACTCTATGCCGATCTGGAAGAGGACCAGGAGGTGGAAAAATACAGCCGTCGCTACCTGCTCAAATTCCCGGAAGGAAAAGACCGCAACGCCCATTTCCTGTTCCTTCTCAAATCCCTGCAGAGATTGGACAGGTACAAGGAGGCGGCCGATATGCTCAAGGACCGCAATCGACCGACCGACAACCAGATCGAACTGGTGGCAGAGAGGATTTTCTGGCATCTCGGAGAATACGGCTGGGTGATCAATTGCGCTTCACGCCTGGGGGACTGCGGAAAAGCGATCCCCGCTGAAGGTCTTTTGCTGCAGGCCGAGGCCATGCGCCGAATGGGCCGCGGGTCGAAAGCCCTGCCCCTCTACCAGGTGCTGGCTGCAGACGGGACGTTCAGGGACCAGGCTTCATTTCGCTGTGGTGAAATTTTGCTGGCCGACGGCAGGCGGGACGAGGCTCTTAAGCTTTGGAGGGTACTGGCCGAAAAGGGGAAAGACCCTATCTGGAAAAAAATGGCAGAGGACGCCCTGGAGGCGGCAAAATTCTGA
- a CDS encoding chemotaxis protein CheA, whose translation MSSDVFSEQLEILNEFLQESRDMLDQLEPAIIELGQSCQKVDCWEFLSCSHTGCPRHGQSPDKPCWLDTGYLEQGSKTCTKAASEEECRACSVIRQTNGDPQTMNAIFRLFHSMKGSAGFLELNNISRVAHEAESLLDLIRAGKISMEPEHVNQLCQACDFARSAMDCVEREANDESMGAAADEMAERFAWLAAEALKRAAAEGADRQDAPEKAENRPVIEDELAMLISPDMIERFVQEADELLQQVELGLLSWDGSPPDAESIAALFRNVHSFKGNCGFFGYRSMEQLSHQMETALDVVKSGGRILSDSPAENLLFVLDGLRSAVAEISSGGRGNVPDLEERLAALSRLEMEAPQGGGEPLLLGEILVQEGLADAGAVEEALALQRKPLGELLVEKGAIRPEQIEQALNIQKKSSEPRPETGPRPAAPSQESNKKQAVVNRQDIRVDLAKLDDLINLIGEMVIAENMLLRSPDLEGLELDNFNKAAQQMSKIVRDLQEMAMIIRMVPVSGLFRRMIRLVHDLSVKSGKKVDLQLFGQETEVDKTVIEQITDPLVHLLRNSLDHGLEMPDERVDAGKPEKGVVKLSARHQEGEVWISVEDDGRGLNREKILSKARTKGLVAGTGEEMSDKEVFNLIFQPGFSTADKVTDVSGRGVGMDVVKQNLEKIKGKIDVTSRFGKGTRIDLRIPLTLAIIDGMLVRVGEAKCIVPLLAIQEIFRPSPEAITVMPDGLQLVRVREKFYPIKYLYRILQEEPTSTEVCDGVLIVLEYQDNNICLLVDEILGQQQTVIKGLSEYLGNVNIASGCTILGNGEVCLILDVATLTEGAGRARSAPAQAV comes from the coding sequence ATGAGCAGCGATGTATTCTCTGAACAACTTGAAATTCTTAACGAATTCCTCCAGGAAAGCCGGGATATGCTCGACCAGTTGGAGCCGGCCATCATAGAGCTCGGGCAGAGTTGTCAAAAAGTCGACTGCTGGGAATTTCTGTCATGTTCCCATACCGGGTGCCCCCGCCATGGCCAATCTCCTGACAAGCCCTGCTGGCTCGATACAGGATATCTGGAGCAGGGCTCCAAGACCTGCACAAAGGCGGCCTCCGAGGAGGAATGCCGCGCCTGTTCGGTCATTCGCCAAACCAATGGCGATCCCCAGACCATGAATGCCATCTTCCGGCTGTTCCATTCCATGAAAGGCAGTGCAGGGTTTCTGGAGCTGAACAATATTTCCAGGGTCGCCCACGAGGCGGAAAGCCTGCTCGATCTGATCCGGGCCGGAAAAATTAGTATGGAGCCGGAGCATGTCAATCAGCTCTGCCAGGCCTGCGATTTTGCCCGGTCGGCCATGGATTGCGTGGAGAGGGAAGCCAACGACGAATCGATGGGAGCTGCGGCGGATGAAATGGCCGAGCGGTTCGCCTGGCTGGCTGCCGAGGCCCTGAAGCGGGCGGCAGCGGAGGGTGCGGACAGGCAGGATGCCCCGGAAAAGGCGGAGAACCGGCCTGTCATCGAGGATGAGCTGGCGATGCTGATCAGTCCCGACATGATCGAACGGTTTGTGCAGGAAGCCGACGAACTGCTGCAGCAGGTCGAGCTGGGTCTGCTATCCTGGGACGGCTCTCCTCCGGATGCCGAATCGATCGCCGCCCTGTTCCGCAATGTTCATAGTTTCAAGGGCAATTGCGGATTTTTCGGCTATCGGTCCATGGAGCAGCTCAGCCACCAGATGGAAACGGCTCTCGATGTCGTCAAATCAGGCGGGCGGATCCTGTCGGACTCCCCGGCTGAAAATCTTCTGTTCGTCCTGGACGGTCTGCGGTCCGCCGTTGCCGAAATTTCTTCCGGCGGACGGGGAAACGTTCCCGACCTCGAGGAGCGTCTGGCCGCCTTGAGCCGGCTGGAAATGGAAGCTCCCCAGGGAGGGGGGGAGCCCCTCCTGCTGGGTGAGATTCTGGTTCAGGAGGGGCTGGCCGACGCCGGGGCCGTCGAGGAGGCTCTTGCCCTGCAGCGCAAGCCTTTGGGCGAGTTGCTGGTGGAAAAGGGGGCAATCCGTCCCGAGCAGATCGAGCAGGCTCTGAACATCCAGAAGAAGAGTTCGGAGCCCCGGCCTGAAACGGGTCCAAGGCCGGCAGCACCCAGCCAGGAAAGCAACAAGAAGCAGGCCGTGGTCAACCGGCAGGACATCCGTGTCGACCTCGCCAAGCTGGACGATCTGATCAACCTCATCGGTGAAATGGTTATCGCGGAAAACATGCTGCTGCGCAGCCCTGACCTGGAAGGTCTGGAGCTGGACAATTTCAACAAGGCCGCCCAGCAGATGAGCAAAATCGTCCGGGATCTTCAGGAAATGGCCATGATTATCCGCATGGTCCCCGTGTCGGGTCTTTTCCGGCGGATGATCCGCCTGGTTCACGACCTTTCTGTAAAGTCCGGAAAAAAGGTCGATCTTCAGCTTTTCGGACAGGAGACCGAAGTCGACAAGACGGTGATAGAACAGATCACCGACCCTCTGGTGCACCTCCTGCGCAACTCGCTGGATCACGGCCTGGAAATGCCCGATGAGCGGGTTGACGCCGGGAAGCCGGAAAAGGGTGTGGTCAAGTTGTCTGCCCGCCATCAGGAAGGGGAAGTCTGGATCTCCGTCGAGGACGACGGGCGCGGGCTGAACCGGGAAAAGATCCTGTCCAAGGCCCGCACCAAGGGATTGGTGGCCGGGACCGGAGAAGAGATGAGCGACAAGGAGGTGTTTAACTTGATTTTCCAGCCCGGTTTCTCCACGGCGGACAAGGTAACCGATGTGTCCGGCCGTGGCGTGGGCATGGACGTGGTCAAGCAGAATCTGGAGAAGATCAAGGGCAAGATCGACGTCACCAGCCGGTTCGGCAAGGGGACCCGCATCGACCTGCGCATCCCCCTGACCCTGGCGATCATCGACGGCATGCTGGTTCGGGTCGGGGAAGCGAAGTGCATCGTGCCGCTGCTGGCCATCCAGGAAATCTTCCGACCCAGTCCCGAGGCGATCACGGTCATGCCCGACGGCCTGCAACTGGTGCGGGTCCGGGAAAAATTCTACCCGATCAAGTATCTCTACCGCATTCTGCAGGAAGAACCGACCTCAACCGAAGTCTGTGACGGCGTTCTGATCGTTCTGGAGTACCAGGACAATAATATCTGCCTTCTGGTGGACGAGATTCTCGGCCAGCAGCAGACCGTCATCAAGGGGCTGTCGGAATATCTGGGCAATGTCAACATCGCTTCGGGCTGTACCATTCTCGGCAATGGCGAGGTCTGTCTCATCCTGGATGTAGCCACTCTGACCGAGGGAGCCGGCAGGGCCCGCTCGGCACCGGCTCAGGCTGTCTGA
- a CDS encoding protein-glutamate O-methyltransferase CheR: MSFSDLDNSALMPITEEEFGLLRSLIHRKFGINLSDQKKSLLVGRLQKLLRHSGHASFRDYYETLLNDQSEQNLSQLVDRISTNHTYFNREKAHFDFFLETALPTVANRLRQTKDHDLRVWCAGCSTGEEAYMLLMLMHEYFGEEYKRWNCGILATDISSRVLEQAETGVYPEEKITLLPESYKKKYLRPQGSGHYMFREDLLKEAVFRRFNLMNEKFPFKKAFHIIFCRNVMIYFDAETRAGLVSRFHQVMQPGGYLFIGHSETLGRQQNQFKYVMPAVYQKEQS; this comes from the coding sequence ATGAGTTTTTCCGATCTCGATAACTCGGCCCTGATGCCCATCACCGAGGAGGAATTCGGGTTGCTGCGCAGCCTGATTCACAGGAAATTTGGCATCAACCTGAGCGATCAGAAAAAATCCCTGCTGGTAGGGCGTTTGCAGAAGCTTCTGCGCCATTCGGGACATGCCTCATTCAGGGACTATTACGAAACGCTGCTCAACGATCAAAGCGAACAGAATCTGAGTCAGCTGGTGGACCGCATTTCCACCAACCACACCTACTTCAACCGGGAAAAGGCGCACTTCGACTTTTTTCTCGAGACCGCCCTGCCGACGGTGGCCAACAGGCTGAGACAGACCAAGGATCACGATCTTCGCGTCTGGTGCGCCGGCTGTTCAACCGGGGAAGAGGCCTACATGCTTCTGATGCTGATGCATGAATATTTCGGTGAAGAGTATAAGCGCTGGAACTGTGGAATTCTGGCCACCGACATCTCCTCCCGGGTGCTTGAGCAGGCCGAGACAGGAGTCTATCCCGAAGAGAAAATTACACTGTTGCCGGAATCCTACAAGAAAAAATACCTGCGACCCCAGGGAAGCGGCCACTACATGTTCCGCGAAGATCTTCTCAAGGAGGCCGTGTTTCGCCGGTTCAATCTGATGAATGAGAAATTTCCCTTCAAAAAGGCCTTTCATATCATCTTCTGTCGAAATGTCATGATCTATTTCGACGCCGAGACCCGCGCCGGACTGGTCAGCAGGTTCCACCAGGTCATGCAGCCGGGCGGCTACCTGTTTATCGGCCATTCGGAAACCCTGGGCCGGCAGCAGAACCAGTTCAAGTATGTGATGCCCGCCGTTTACCAGAAGGAGCAGTCATGA